A window from Argopecten irradians isolate NY chromosome 3, Ai_NY, whole genome shotgun sequence encodes these proteins:
- the LOC138318475 gene encoding isoaspartyl peptidase/L-asparaginase-like isoform X2 — MSKAPVIIVHGGAWAIPDSLAAGSVLGVRQAATAGYLVLRGGGSAVEAVEAAIRSMEDDPVFDAGVGSVLNADGEVEMDAVIMDGKDLKSGAVGCVQNIKNPISLARAVMEKTDHTLIVGKGANKFAEEVGIETLPTNQLVTESARREWEELMKFRTTVTTLFSARGSVLNDIASDAQGHDTVGAVALDTQGNIAFGTSTGGITAKRPGRIGDSPIIGAGGYADNSIGGVSTTGHGESIAKVCLAKHISHLMDGGMDPQTASETALTFMAQRVQGSGGAIVLGECGNVGKHFTTERMAWAWIKDNVLHHGLNPDEDFSENMK; from the exons ATGTCTAAAGCGCCAGTTATTATTGTACATGGTGGGGCGTGGGCCATCCCAGACTCTCTGGCGGCGGGGAGTGTCCTGGGGGTCAGACAGGCAGCCACAGCAGGGTACCTGGTCCTCAGGGGCGGGGGATCAGCAGTGGAGGCTGTAGAGGCAGCCATCAGGAGCATGGAGGATGACCCAGTCTTTGATGCTG GCGTTGGATCCGTACTGAATGCTGATGGTGAGGTAGAAATGGATGCTGTTATTATGGACGGGAAGGACTTGAAGTCTGGAGCTGTCGGATGTGTCCAGAACATCAAGAACCCTATATCTCTGGCCAGGGCAGTCATGGAAAAA ACTGACCATACACTGATTGTGGGAAAAGGGGCCAATAAATTTGCAGAGGAAGTTGGCATTGAAACCTTACCAACGAATCAACTAGTGACAGAATCAGCAAGGAGAGAATGGGAAGAATTGATGAAGTTCCGTACTACTGTCACGACACTCTTTAGTGCAAG AGGAAGTGTTCTGAATGACATTGCCTCAGACGCTCAGGGACACGACACAGTGGGAGCAGTTGCATTAGACACACAAGGAAACATCGCCTTTGGAACGTCGACGGGTGGCATCACAGCCAAACGGCCTGGCAGGATCGGGGACAGTCCCATTATTG GGGCCGGTGGGTATGCTGATAACAGTATAGGAGGAGTATCAACTACAGGCCACGGGGAGTCTATAGCCAAAGTTTGTCTGGCTAAACACATTTCTCATCTCATGGATGGAG GAATGGATCCACAGACCGCCTCCGAGACGGCCTTGACTTTTATGGCCCAGAGAGTTCAGGGTTCAGGAGGTGCCATTGTCCTTGGTGAGTGTGGGAATGTAGGAAAACATTTTACAACTGAAAGGATGGCCTGGGCTTGGATCAAAGACAATGTCCTACATCACGGTCTTAATCCAGACGAGGATTTCagtgaaaacatgaaataa